The Arvicanthis niloticus isolate mArvNil1 chromosome 2, mArvNil1.pat.X, whole genome shotgun sequence genome includes a window with the following:
- the LOC117704635 gene encoding olfactory receptor 4C15-like, protein MQNQSSVTEFIILGLSQNPKVEKILFVVFLLVYMATVGGNMIIVVTIMYSPALLGSPMYFFLAFLSFLDACVSSTVTPKMIVDFLHEKKTISFGCCMTQLFSVHFFSGAEMIVLAVMAYDRYVAICKPLHYTSILTRRLCSILVAISWAGGFLHAIIQIIFTLQLPLCGPNVIDHYMCDLFPLLKLACTDIHIFVLLVFANSGAICIIIFSLLLVSYGVILFSLRAHSSEGRRKALSTCGAHITVVVLFLVPCIIIYARDTSPFSFEKDTLIFVNVLTPLLNPMVYTFRNKEMINSIRKMWKRLIVIFVRY, encoded by the coding sequence ATGCAAAACCAGAGTTCTGTTACTGAGTTCATAATCTTGGGGCTTTCTCAGAACCCAAAAGTTGAAAAAATattgtttgttgtatttttattggtCTATATGGCAACTGTAGGGGGCAACATGATAATTGTGGTGACCATCATGTATAGCCCCGCACTGCTGGGctcccccatgtacttcttcttGGCATTCCTGTCCTTCCTGGATGCATGTGTCTCTTCTACTGTTACACCCAAGATGATTGTAGACTTCTTACATGAGAAGAAGACTATCTCCTTTGGCTGCTGCATGACACAACTGTTTTCAGTCCATTTCTTCTCAGGAGCAGAAATGATTGTCCTAGCagtcatggcctatgaccgctatgttgcTATTTGCAAGCCCTTGCACTACACTTCCATCCTTACCCGGAGGCTCTGTAGCATTTTAGTAGCAATATCCTGGGCAGGGGGCTTCTTGCATGCTATCATACAAATTATATTCACATTGCAGCTGCCCTTATGTGGACCCAATGTCATTGATCATTATATGTGtgacttgtttccattgctgaAACTTGCCTGCACTGACATTCATATATTTGTTCTTTTGGTGTTTGCAAACAGTGGTGCTATCTGCATCATTATTTTCTCCCTGTTGCTTGTCTCCTATGGTGTCATTTTGTTCTCTCTGAGAGCCCACAGTTCTGAAGGTCGAAGAAAAGCTCTTTCCACCTGTGGAGCCCACATTACTGTTGTGGTTTTGTTCCTTGTTCCATGCATAATAATATATGCCCGGGATACATCTCCATTCTCCTTTGAGAAAGACACACTTATATTTGTCAATGTCCTGACACCACTGCTAAATCCTATGGTTTACACTTTCAGGAATAAGGAAATGATAAATTCCATCAGAAAAATGTGGAAGAGGCTAATAGtgatttttgttagatattag